In Cervus elaphus chromosome 24, mCerEla1.1, whole genome shotgun sequence, a single genomic region encodes these proteins:
- the TWF2 gene encoding twinfilin-2 — protein sequence MAHQTGIHATEELQEFFAKARAGSVRLIKVVIEDEQLVLGAFRELVGRWDQDYDRAVLPLLDAQQPCYLLYRLDSQNAQGFEWLFLAWSPDNSPVRLKMLYAATRATVKKEFGGGHIKDELFGTVKDDLSFAGYQKHLSSCAAPAPLTSAERELQQIRINEVKTEISVESKHQTLQGLAFPLQPQAQRALQQLRQKTINYIQLKLDLERETIELVHTEPTDVAQLPSRVPRDAARYHFFLYKHTHEGDPLESVVFIYSMPGYKCSIKERMLYSSCKSRLLDSVEQDFQLEIAKKIEIGDGAELTADFLYDEVHPKQHLAKRAFAKPRGPEGKRGHKRLIRGPGENGDDS from the exons ATGGCGCATCAGACCGGCATCCACG CCACCGAAGAGCTGCAGGAGTTCTTTGCCAAGGCGCGGGCTGGCTCTGTGCGACTCATCAAAGTTGTCATTGAGGACG AACAGCTTGTGCTGGGCGCCTTTCGGGAGCTGGTGGGCCGCTGGGACCAGGACTATGACCGGGCCGTGCTGCCGCTGCTGGATGCCCAACAGCCTTGCTACCTGCTCTACCGCTTGGACTCGCAGAATGCCCAAGGCTTCGAGTGGCTCTTCCTCGCCTGGTCACCTGATAATTCCCCC GTGCGGCTGAAGATGCTGTATGCAGCCACACGGGCCACAGTGAAGAAAGAGTTTGGAGGAGGCCACATCAAGGATGAGCTGTTCGGGACTGTGAAG GACGATCTCTCCTTTGCCGGGTACCAGAAGCACCTGTCATCCTGTGCGGCGCCTGCCCCGCTGACCTCAGCTGAAAGAGAACTCCAGCAGATCCGTATTAACGAG GTGAAGACAGAGATCAGCGTGGAGAGCAAACACCAGACCTTGCAGGGCCTGGCCTTCCCTCTGCAGCCGCAGGCCCAACGGGCGCTTCAGCAGCTCAGACAGAAGACGATCAACTACATCCAGCTG AAGCTGGACCTGGAGCGGGAGACCATCGAGCTGGTGCACACGGAGCCGACGGATGTGGCCCAGCTGCCGTCCCGAGTGCCTCGAGACGCTGCCCGCTACCACTTTTTCCTCTACAAGCACACCCACGAGGGTGACCCCCTGGAGTCTGTGG TGTTCATCTACTCCATGCCCGGCTACAAGTGCAGCATCAAGGAGCGCATGCTCTACTCCAGCTGCAAGAGCCGCCTCCTCGACTCCGTGGAGCAGGACTTCCAGCTCGAGATTGCCAAGAAG ATCGAGATTGGTGATGGGGCGGAGCTGACGGCTGACTTCCTCTACGACGAGGTGCACCCCAAGCAGCACCTCGCCAAGCGGGCCTTCGCCAAGCCCAGGGGCCCCGAGGGCAAGCGGGGTCACAAGCGCCTCATCCGTGGCCCGGGCGAGAATGGGGATGACAGCTAG
- the TLR9 gene encoding toll-like receptor 9 isoform X2 — translation MGPYCAPHPLSLLVQAAALAAALAQGTLPAFLPCELQPRGQVNCNWLFLKSVPHFSAGAPRANVTSLSLVSNRIHHLHDSDFVHLSNLRVLNLKWNCPPASLSPMHFPCRMTIEPNTFLAVPTLEELNLSYNGITTVPALPSSLVSLSLSHTSILVLDPTHLVGLQALRFLYMDGNCYYKNPCQRALEVAPGALLGLGNLTHLSLKYNNLTEVPRRLPPSLDTLLLSYNHIVTLAPEDLANLTALRVLDVGGNCRRCDHARNPCRECPKNFPKLHPDTFSHLSRLEGLVLKDSSLYKLEKDWFRGLDRLQVLDLSENFLYDYITRTTIFWKLPQLRKLNLSFNYHKKVSFAHLHLAPSFKGLVSLEKLDMHGIFFRSLTEATLQPLTHLRKLQSLRLQLNFINQAQLSIFGAFPSLLFVDLSDNRISGAATPAAALGEMDSRVEVWQSPRGLTPGPLDTVSSKDFMPSCNLNFTLDLSRNNLVTIQQEMFTRLSRLQCLRLSHNSISQAVNGSQFVPLTSLRVLDLSHNKLDLYHGRSFTELPQLEALDLSYNSQPFSMQGVGHNLSFVAQLPSLRYLSLAHNGIHSRVSQKLSSASLRALDFSGNSLSQMWAEGDLYLCFFKGLRNLVRLDLSENHLHTLLPRHLDNLPKSLRQLRLRDNNLAFFNWSSLTLLPQLEALDLAGNQLKALSNGSLPPSTWLRKLDVSSNSIGFVTPGFFVLATGLKELNLSANALKTVEPSWFGSLAETLKILDVSANPLHCACGAAFVDFLLEMQAAVPGLSRRVTCGSPGQLQGRSIFAQDLRLCLDETLSLDCFGLSLLMVALGLAVPMLHHLCGWDLWYCFHLCLARLPRRGRRRGEDTLLYDAFVVFDKVQSAVADWVYNELRVQLEERRGRRALRLCLEERDWLPGKTLFENLWASVYSSRKTMFVLDHTDRVSGLLRASFLLAQQRLLEDRKDVVVLVILRPAAYRSRYVRLRQRLCRQSVLLWPHQPSGQGSFWANLGMALTRDNRHFYNRNFCRGPTTAE, via the exons ATG GGCCCCTACTGTGCCCCGCACCCCCTTTCTCTCCTGGTGCAGGCGGCGGCACTGGCAGCGGCCCTGGCTCAGGGCaccctgcctgccttcctgcccTGTGAGCTCCAGCCCCGTGGTCAGGTGAACTGCAACTGGCTGTTCCTGAAGTCTGTGCCGCACTTCTCGGCTGGAGCCCCCCGGGCCAACGTCACCAGCCTCTCCTTAGTCTCCAACCGCATCCACCACTTGCATGACTCCGACTTCGTCCACCTGTCCAACCTGCGGGTCCTCAACCTCAAGTGGAACTGCCCGCCGGCCAGCCTCAGCCCCATGCACTTCCCCTGCCGCATGACCATCGAGCCCAACACCTTCCTGGCTGTGCCCACCCTGGAGGAGCTGAACCTGAGCTACAATGGCATCACGACCGTGCCTGCCCTGCCCAGTTCCCTCGTGTCCCTGTCGCTGAGCCACACCAGCATCCTGGTGCTAGACCCCACCCACTTGGTCGGCCTGCAGGCCTTGCGCTTTCTGTACATGGACGGCAACTGCTACTACAAGAACCCCTGCCAGCGGGCCCTGGAGGTGGCCCCGGGTGCCCTCCTCGGCCTGGGCAACCTCACGCACCTGTCGCTCAAGTACAACAACCTCACGGAGGTGCCCCGCCGCCTGCCCCCCAGCCTGGACACCCTGCTGCTGTCCTACAACCACATTGTCACCCTGGCACCCGAGGACCTGGCCAATCTGACCGCCCTGCGCGTGCTTGACGTGGGCGGGAACTGCCGCCGCTGCGACCACGCCCGCAACCCCTGCAGGGAGTGCCCAAAGAACTTCCCCAAGCTGCACCCCGACACCTTCAGCCACCTGAGCCGCCTCGAAGGCCTGGTGTTGAAGGACAGTTCTCTCTACAAACTAGAGAAAGATTGGTTCCGTGGCCTGGACAGGCTCCAAGTGCTCGACCTGAGTGAGAACTTCCTCTATGACTACATCACCAGGACCACCATCTTCTGGAAACTGCCCCAGCTGCGCAAACTCAACCTGTCCTTCAATTACCACAAGAAGGTGTCCTTCGCCCACCTGCACCTGGCGCCCTCCTTTAAGGGCCTGGTGTCCCTGGAGAAGCTGGACATGCACGGCATCTTCTTCCGCTCCCTCACCGAGGCCACGCTCCAGCCACTGACCCACCTGCGCAAGCTCCAGAGTCTGCGTCTGCAGCTGAACTTCATCAACCAGGCCCAGCTCAGCATCTTTGGGGCCTTCCCGAGCCTGCTCTTCGTGGACCTTTCGGACAACCGCATCAGCGGGGCCGCGACGCCGGCGGCCGCCCTGGGGGAGATGGACAGCAGGGTGGAGGTGTGGCAGTCACCCAGGGGCCTCACTCCAGGCCCGCTGGACACCGTCAGCTCAAAGGACTTCATGCCAAGCTGCAACCTCAACTTCACCTTGGACCTGTCACGGAACAACCTGGTGACGATCCAGCAGGAGATGTTTACCCGCCTCTCTCGCCTCCAGTGCCTGCGCCTGAGCCACAACAGCATCTCGCAGGCGGTTAACGGCTCCCAGTTCGTGCCACTGACCAGCCTGCGAGTGCTCGACCTGTCCCACAACAAGCTGGACCTGTACCATGGACGCTCGTTCACGGAGCTGCCGCAGCTGGAGGCACTGGACCTCAGCTACAACAGCCAGCCCTTCAGCATGCAGGGCGTGGGCCACAACCTCAGCTTCGTGGCCCAGCTGCCCTCCCTGCGCTACCTCAGCCTTGCGCACAACGGCATCCACAGCCGCGTGTCACAGAAGCTCAGCAGCGCCTCGCTGCGCGCCCTTGACTTCAGCGGCAACTCCCTGAGCCAGATGTGGGCCGAGGGAGACCTCTATCTCTGCTTCTTCAAAGGCTTGAGGAACCTGGTCAGGCTGGACCTATCCGAGAACCATCTGCACACCCTCCTGCCTCGTCACCTGGACAACCTGCCCAAGAGCCTGCGGCAGCTGCGTCTCCGGGACAATAACCTGGCCTTCTTCAACTGGAGCAGCCTGACCCTCCTGCCCCAGCTGGAAGCCCTGGATCTGGCGGGAAACCAGCTGAAGGCCCTGAGCAACGGCAGCCTGCCGCCTAGCACCTGGCTCCGGAAGCTGGACGTGAGCAGCAACAGCATCGGCTTTGTGACCCCTGGCTTCTTCGTCCTCGCCACGGGGCTGAAAGAGCTTAACCTCAGCGCCAACGCCCTGAAGACGGTGGAGCCGTCCTGGTTCGGCTCCTTAGCAGAGACCCTGAAAATCCTAGACGTGAGCGCCAACCCGCTGCACTGCGCCTGCGGGGCGGCCTTCGTGGACTTCCTGCTGGAGATGCAGGCAGCCGTGCCCGGGCTGTCCAGACGCGTCACGTGTGGCAGCCCAGGCCAGCTCCAGGGCCGCAGCATCTTCGCACAGGACCTGCGCCTCTGCCTAGACGAGACCCTCTCCCTGGACTGCTTTGGCCTCTCGCTGCTAATGGTGGCGCTGGGCCTGGCAGTGCCCATGCTGCACCACCTCTGTGGCTGGGACCTCTGGTACTGCTTCCACCTGTGTCTGGCCCGTCTGCCCCgacgggggcggcggcggggcgaGGACACCCTGCTCTACGATGCCTTCGTGGTCTTCGACAAGGTGCAGAGCGCAGTGGCCGACTGGGTGTACAACGAGCTCCGTGTGCAGCTGGAGGAGCGCCGTGGGCGCCGGGCGCTCCGCCTCTGCCTGGAGGAGCGAGACTGGCTCCCCGGCAAGACGCTCTTCGAGAACCTGTGGGCCTCGGTCTACAGCAGCCGCAAGACCATGTTCGTGTTGGACCACACGGACCGGGTCAGCGGCCTCCTGCGCGCCAGCTTCCTGCTGGCCCAGCAGCGCCTGTTGGAGGACCGCAAGGACGTCGTGGTGCTGGTGATCCTGCGCCCCGCTGCCTACAGGTCCCGCTACGTGCGGCTGCGCCAGCGCCTCTGCCGCCAGAGCGTCCTCCTCTGGCCCCATCAGCCCAGTGGCCAGGGTAGCTTCTGGGCCAACCTGGGCATGGCCCTGACCAGGGACAACCGCCACTTCTATAACCGGAACTTCTGCCGGGGCCCTACGACAGCCGAATAG
- the TLR9 gene encoding toll-like receptor 9 isoform X1 — protein MGLGDVMDTGERNRNLPGGLGETEVGALLGNPQRDGAEEVELGLYPHPAPTLQGPYCAPHPLSLLVQAAALAAALAQGTLPAFLPCELQPRGQVNCNWLFLKSVPHFSAGAPRANVTSLSLVSNRIHHLHDSDFVHLSNLRVLNLKWNCPPASLSPMHFPCRMTIEPNTFLAVPTLEELNLSYNGITTVPALPSSLVSLSLSHTSILVLDPTHLVGLQALRFLYMDGNCYYKNPCQRALEVAPGALLGLGNLTHLSLKYNNLTEVPRRLPPSLDTLLLSYNHIVTLAPEDLANLTALRVLDVGGNCRRCDHARNPCRECPKNFPKLHPDTFSHLSRLEGLVLKDSSLYKLEKDWFRGLDRLQVLDLSENFLYDYITRTTIFWKLPQLRKLNLSFNYHKKVSFAHLHLAPSFKGLVSLEKLDMHGIFFRSLTEATLQPLTHLRKLQSLRLQLNFINQAQLSIFGAFPSLLFVDLSDNRISGAATPAAALGEMDSRVEVWQSPRGLTPGPLDTVSSKDFMPSCNLNFTLDLSRNNLVTIQQEMFTRLSRLQCLRLSHNSISQAVNGSQFVPLTSLRVLDLSHNKLDLYHGRSFTELPQLEALDLSYNSQPFSMQGVGHNLSFVAQLPSLRYLSLAHNGIHSRVSQKLSSASLRALDFSGNSLSQMWAEGDLYLCFFKGLRNLVRLDLSENHLHTLLPRHLDNLPKSLRQLRLRDNNLAFFNWSSLTLLPQLEALDLAGNQLKALSNGSLPPSTWLRKLDVSSNSIGFVTPGFFVLATGLKELNLSANALKTVEPSWFGSLAETLKILDVSANPLHCACGAAFVDFLLEMQAAVPGLSRRVTCGSPGQLQGRSIFAQDLRLCLDETLSLDCFGLSLLMVALGLAVPMLHHLCGWDLWYCFHLCLARLPRRGRRRGEDTLLYDAFVVFDKVQSAVADWVYNELRVQLEERRGRRALRLCLEERDWLPGKTLFENLWASVYSSRKTMFVLDHTDRVSGLLRASFLLAQQRLLEDRKDVVVLVILRPAAYRSRYVRLRQRLCRQSVLLWPHQPSGQGSFWANLGMALTRDNRHFYNRNFCRGPTTAE, from the coding sequence ATGGGCCTTGGAGATGTGATGGACACTGGAGAGAGAAACAGGAACCTCCCTGGAGGGCTGGGAGAGACGGAGGTGGGAGCTCTTCTGGGAAACCCCCAGAGAGATGGGGCAGAGGAGGTGGAGCTGGGGCTGTATCCTCACCCGGCGCCCACCTTGCAGGGCCCCTACTGTGCCCCGCACCCCCTTTCTCTCCTGGTGCAGGCGGCGGCACTGGCAGCGGCCCTGGCTCAGGGCaccctgcctgccttcctgcccTGTGAGCTCCAGCCCCGTGGTCAGGTGAACTGCAACTGGCTGTTCCTGAAGTCTGTGCCGCACTTCTCGGCTGGAGCCCCCCGGGCCAACGTCACCAGCCTCTCCTTAGTCTCCAACCGCATCCACCACTTGCATGACTCCGACTTCGTCCACCTGTCCAACCTGCGGGTCCTCAACCTCAAGTGGAACTGCCCGCCGGCCAGCCTCAGCCCCATGCACTTCCCCTGCCGCATGACCATCGAGCCCAACACCTTCCTGGCTGTGCCCACCCTGGAGGAGCTGAACCTGAGCTACAATGGCATCACGACCGTGCCTGCCCTGCCCAGTTCCCTCGTGTCCCTGTCGCTGAGCCACACCAGCATCCTGGTGCTAGACCCCACCCACTTGGTCGGCCTGCAGGCCTTGCGCTTTCTGTACATGGACGGCAACTGCTACTACAAGAACCCCTGCCAGCGGGCCCTGGAGGTGGCCCCGGGTGCCCTCCTCGGCCTGGGCAACCTCACGCACCTGTCGCTCAAGTACAACAACCTCACGGAGGTGCCCCGCCGCCTGCCCCCCAGCCTGGACACCCTGCTGCTGTCCTACAACCACATTGTCACCCTGGCACCCGAGGACCTGGCCAATCTGACCGCCCTGCGCGTGCTTGACGTGGGCGGGAACTGCCGCCGCTGCGACCACGCCCGCAACCCCTGCAGGGAGTGCCCAAAGAACTTCCCCAAGCTGCACCCCGACACCTTCAGCCACCTGAGCCGCCTCGAAGGCCTGGTGTTGAAGGACAGTTCTCTCTACAAACTAGAGAAAGATTGGTTCCGTGGCCTGGACAGGCTCCAAGTGCTCGACCTGAGTGAGAACTTCCTCTATGACTACATCACCAGGACCACCATCTTCTGGAAACTGCCCCAGCTGCGCAAACTCAACCTGTCCTTCAATTACCACAAGAAGGTGTCCTTCGCCCACCTGCACCTGGCGCCCTCCTTTAAGGGCCTGGTGTCCCTGGAGAAGCTGGACATGCACGGCATCTTCTTCCGCTCCCTCACCGAGGCCACGCTCCAGCCACTGACCCACCTGCGCAAGCTCCAGAGTCTGCGTCTGCAGCTGAACTTCATCAACCAGGCCCAGCTCAGCATCTTTGGGGCCTTCCCGAGCCTGCTCTTCGTGGACCTTTCGGACAACCGCATCAGCGGGGCCGCGACGCCGGCGGCCGCCCTGGGGGAGATGGACAGCAGGGTGGAGGTGTGGCAGTCACCCAGGGGCCTCACTCCAGGCCCGCTGGACACCGTCAGCTCAAAGGACTTCATGCCAAGCTGCAACCTCAACTTCACCTTGGACCTGTCACGGAACAACCTGGTGACGATCCAGCAGGAGATGTTTACCCGCCTCTCTCGCCTCCAGTGCCTGCGCCTGAGCCACAACAGCATCTCGCAGGCGGTTAACGGCTCCCAGTTCGTGCCACTGACCAGCCTGCGAGTGCTCGACCTGTCCCACAACAAGCTGGACCTGTACCATGGACGCTCGTTCACGGAGCTGCCGCAGCTGGAGGCACTGGACCTCAGCTACAACAGCCAGCCCTTCAGCATGCAGGGCGTGGGCCACAACCTCAGCTTCGTGGCCCAGCTGCCCTCCCTGCGCTACCTCAGCCTTGCGCACAACGGCATCCACAGCCGCGTGTCACAGAAGCTCAGCAGCGCCTCGCTGCGCGCCCTTGACTTCAGCGGCAACTCCCTGAGCCAGATGTGGGCCGAGGGAGACCTCTATCTCTGCTTCTTCAAAGGCTTGAGGAACCTGGTCAGGCTGGACCTATCCGAGAACCATCTGCACACCCTCCTGCCTCGTCACCTGGACAACCTGCCCAAGAGCCTGCGGCAGCTGCGTCTCCGGGACAATAACCTGGCCTTCTTCAACTGGAGCAGCCTGACCCTCCTGCCCCAGCTGGAAGCCCTGGATCTGGCGGGAAACCAGCTGAAGGCCCTGAGCAACGGCAGCCTGCCGCCTAGCACCTGGCTCCGGAAGCTGGACGTGAGCAGCAACAGCATCGGCTTTGTGACCCCTGGCTTCTTCGTCCTCGCCACGGGGCTGAAAGAGCTTAACCTCAGCGCCAACGCCCTGAAGACGGTGGAGCCGTCCTGGTTCGGCTCCTTAGCAGAGACCCTGAAAATCCTAGACGTGAGCGCCAACCCGCTGCACTGCGCCTGCGGGGCGGCCTTCGTGGACTTCCTGCTGGAGATGCAGGCAGCCGTGCCCGGGCTGTCCAGACGCGTCACGTGTGGCAGCCCAGGCCAGCTCCAGGGCCGCAGCATCTTCGCACAGGACCTGCGCCTCTGCCTAGACGAGACCCTCTCCCTGGACTGCTTTGGCCTCTCGCTGCTAATGGTGGCGCTGGGCCTGGCAGTGCCCATGCTGCACCACCTCTGTGGCTGGGACCTCTGGTACTGCTTCCACCTGTGTCTGGCCCGTCTGCCCCgacgggggcggcggcggggcgaGGACACCCTGCTCTACGATGCCTTCGTGGTCTTCGACAAGGTGCAGAGCGCAGTGGCCGACTGGGTGTACAACGAGCTCCGTGTGCAGCTGGAGGAGCGCCGTGGGCGCCGGGCGCTCCGCCTCTGCCTGGAGGAGCGAGACTGGCTCCCCGGCAAGACGCTCTTCGAGAACCTGTGGGCCTCGGTCTACAGCAGCCGCAAGACCATGTTCGTGTTGGACCACACGGACCGGGTCAGCGGCCTCCTGCGCGCCAGCTTCCTGCTGGCCCAGCAGCGCCTGTTGGAGGACCGCAAGGACGTCGTGGTGCTGGTGATCCTGCGCCCCGCTGCCTACAGGTCCCGCTACGTGCGGCTGCGCCAGCGCCTCTGCCGCCAGAGCGTCCTCCTCTGGCCCCATCAGCCCAGTGGCCAGGGTAGCTTCTGGGCCAACCTGGGCATGGCCCTGACCAGGGACAACCGCCACTTCTATAACCGGAACTTCTGCCGGGGCCCTACGACAGCCGAATAG